From one Pseudomonas sp. B21-048 genomic stretch:
- a CDS encoding tRNA-(ms[2]io[6]A)-hydroxylase, with amino-acid sequence MILPEIHEFLGCRTPDGWIQAALADQETLLIDHKNCEFKAASTALSLIAKYHSHVDLINLMSRLAREELVHHEQVMRLMKKRKIELRQLSAGRYASGLRKVVRSHEPVKLVDTLVVGAFIEARSCERFEALVPHLDEELGKFYFGLLKSEARHFQGYLKLAYQYGDAKDIALVIDRVRDAEQALIESPDVEFRFHSGVPVAA; translated from the coding sequence ATGATCCTTCCCGAAATTCACGAATTCCTTGGCTGCCGCACGCCCGATGGCTGGATCCAGGCCGCGCTGGCCGATCAGGAAACTTTGCTGATCGACCACAAAAATTGCGAATTCAAGGCGGCCAGCACGGCGTTGAGCCTGATTGCCAAATACCACTCCCACGTCGATCTGATCAACCTGATGTCGCGTCTGGCCCGGGAAGAGCTGGTGCACCACGAGCAGGTCATGCGCCTGATGAAAAAGCGCAAGATCGAGTTGCGTCAGCTGTCCGCCGGGCGTTACGCCTCGGGGCTGCGCAAAGTGGTGCGCAGCCACGAACCGGTGAAACTGGTGGATACGCTGGTGGTCGGCGCCTTCATCGAAGCCCGCAGCTGCGAGCGTTTCGAGGCGTTGGTGCCGCATCTGGATGAAGAACTGGGCAAGTTTTACTTCGGTCTGCTGAAAAGCGAGGCACGGCATTTCCAGGGTTACCTGAAACTGGCCTATCAGTACGGTGACGCCAAGGACATCGCCCTGGTGATCGACAGGGTTCGTGATGCCGAGCAGGCGTTGATCGAGTCGCCGGATGTAGAATTTCGCTTTCACAGTGGTGTGCCGGTAGCGGCGTGA